From a single Lolium rigidum isolate FL_2022 chromosome 7, APGP_CSIRO_Lrig_0.1, whole genome shotgun sequence genomic region:
- the LOC124673800 gene encoding triacylglycerol lipase 2-like: protein MSTGSRCSLGLLLLICVGAAATRPAPDESLAAANGTCVSRVEPFGYTCEEHTVTTKDGYILSLQRIPSGSGGASAASGGGKVPVLLQHGLMMDGLTWLMNSPNESLGFILADNGYDVWIGNTRGTVYSLGHTSLSSSDPAYWDWSWDELASNDLSAMLQYVYDQSNQQKVHYVGHSLGTLIAFAALSDQQEHIGMMRSAGLLSPIAFLNKVSSPLALGAADVFLAEALYWLGLDEFDPTGTAVHNLLTGICKLPGVDCYDLLNGLTGDNCCLDSSSVQTFLAHEPQASSTKNMVHLAQMIRRGIIAKYDYGDASDNIKYYGQATPPVYNVSAIPDDFPLFLSSGGRDSLSDVRDVQRLEQALHSHDSDKLTVQYLADYAHADFVLAGNAKERVYQALMAFFRLQEK, encoded by the exons ATGTCGACAGGCAGCAGATGCAGCCTTGGCCTGTTGCTGCTCATCTGCGTTGGAGCAGCGGCGACACGGCCAGCTCCGGACGAATCCCTCGCGGCGGCGAACGGTACATGCGTGTCCAGGGTGGAGCCCTTCGGCTACACATGTGAGGAACACACG GTGACGACCAAAGACGGGTACATCCTGAGTCTGCAGCGAATCCCGAGCGGGAGCGGCGGCGcatcggcggcgagcggcggcgggaagGTGCCGGTCCTGCTGCAGCACGGCCTCATGATG GATGGGCTGACATGGCTGATGAACTCGCCCAACGAATCCCTGGGTTTCATCCTAGCGGACAACGGATACGACGTCTGGATCGGCAACACGCGCGGCACCGTCTACAGCCTCGGCCACACGTCGCTTTCTTCAAGCGATCCG GCCTACTGGGACTGGTCATGGGACGAGCTGGCCAGTAACGACCTCTCAGCGATGCTGCAGTACGTGTACGACCAGTCGAACCAGCAGAAGGTGCACTACGTCGGCCACTCGCTG GGTACCTTGATCGCGTTCGCTGCCCTGAGCGACCAGCAAGAGCATATAGGGATGATGCGGTCGGCCGGCCTGCTCAGCCCCATCGCCTTCCTCAACAAGGTCTCGTCGCCCTTGGCGCTCGGGGCAGCCGACGTCTTCCTGGCCGAG GCTCTCTACTGGCTGGGGCTCGATGAGTTCGACCCAACAGG GACTGCTGTGCACAATCTGCTCACTGGCATATGCAAGCTACCAGGGGTAGATTGCTACGATCTGTTGAACGGGTTAACAG GTGACAATTGCTGCCTTGACAGCTCCTCTGTCCAGACCTTCCTTGCTCATGAGCCACAAGCTTCTTCAACCAAGAACATGGTTCATCTGGCTCAAA TGATCAGAAGAGGCATAATCGCCAAGTACGACTACGGCGACGCCAGCGACAACATCAAGTACTACGGCCAGGCGACGCCGCCCGTGTACAACGTCTCGGCGATACCCGACGATTTCCCTCTCTTCCTTAGCAGCGGTGGCAGGGACAGCCTCTCCGACGTGCGGGACGTCCAACGCCTCGAACAGGCGCTGCATTCGCACGACAGCGACAAGCTCACCGTACAGTACCTCGCCGACTACGCCCACGCCGACTTCGTCCTGGCTGGGAACGCCAAGGAGAGAGTCTACCAGGCTCTCATGGCATTCTTCAGGCTCCAGGAGAAATGA